In Nymphaea colorata isolate Beijing-Zhang1983 chromosome 5, ASM883128v2, whole genome shotgun sequence, one genomic interval encodes:
- the LOC116254492 gene encoding uncharacterized protein LOC116254492 isoform X3: MVQQDDVGQSRQTEERRGRGFRLLQKMGWKGKGLGKDEQGIVEPIRAGIRDPKLGVGKQEQDDFFTAEENVQRKKLEVEMEETEEHVKKREVVAEREQKIQTEVKEIRKVFFCELCNKQYKLAMEFEVHLSSYDHNHRKRFKEMRELHGSSSRDDRLKREQQRQEREMAKYAQLADAQKQQQENSEASSAAALSRSATSLSFQEQRQALKFGFSSKAPTSKSSARGGTAKKPKVATKVSSIFGHDSDEET, translated from the exons GATTCAGGCTTCTACAGAAGATGGGATGGAAAGGGAAGGGCCTCGGCAAAGATGAGCAAG GGATAGTAGAACCAATAAGAGCTGGAATAAGAGATCCCAAATTGGGTGTAGGAAAACAAGAGCAAGATGATTTTTTTACTGCTGAAGAAAATGTCCAGCGCAAAAAGCTTGAGGTTGAAATGGAAGAAACTGAGGAACATGTAAAGAAGCGTGAG GTTGTAGCAGAACGTGAGCAGAAAATCCAAACTGAGGTGAAGGAAATACGTAAGGTATTCTTCTGTGAACTTTGCAACAAGCAGTACAAACTGGCGATGGAGTTTGAGGTTCATTTGAGTTCATATGACCACAATCACAGAAAG CGTTTCAAAGAAATGAGGGAATTACATGGTAGCAGTAGTCGTGATGATAGACTGAAACGTGAGCAGCAGCGTCAGGAAAGAGAAATGGCCAAATATGCTCAATT AGCCGATGCACAAAAGCAGCAGCAAGAAAACTCTGAAGCTTCTTCAGCAGCTGCCCTTTCAAGAAGTGCCACTTCTCTATCATTTCAGGAACAGCGACAGGCTTTGAAGTTTGGCTTTTCTTCCAAGGCGCCTACTTCCAAG AGCTCGGCTAGAGGAGGAACTGCTAAAAAGCCTAAAGTTGCTACAAAGGTTTCCTCTATATTTGGCCATGATAGTGATGAGGAGACCTGA
- the LOC116254492 gene encoding uncharacterized protein LOC116254492 isoform X1, with translation MDRRWSSRTTWGNPDRRKREEDEVHEALLLDDLVEEFRLPISHRPTENLDIDNIEQASLDTQLTSSNIGFRLLQKMGWKGKGLGKDEQGIVEPIRAGIRDPKLGVGKQEQDDFFTAEENVQRKKLEVEMEETEEHVKKREVVAEREQKIQTEVKEIRKVFFCELCNKQYKLAMEFEVHLSSYDHNHRKRFKEMRELHGSSSRDDRLKREQQRQEREMAKYAQLADAQKQQQENSEASSAAALSRSATSLSFQEQRQALKFGFSSKAPTSKSSARGGTAKKPKVATKVSSIFGHDSDEET, from the exons GTACATGAAGCTCTCCTTCTTGATGACCTTGTGGAGGAGTTTCGCCTGCCTATTTCTCACAGGCCTACTGAAAATCTTGATATTGATAATATTGAGCAAGCATCTCTGGATACACAACTAACATCATCTAATATAGGATTCAGGCTTCTACAGAAGATGGGATGGAAAGGGAAGGGCCTCGGCAAAGATGAGCAAG GGATAGTAGAACCAATAAGAGCTGGAATAAGAGATCCCAAATTGGGTGTAGGAAAACAAGAGCAAGATGATTTTTTTACTGCTGAAGAAAATGTCCAGCGCAAAAAGCTTGAGGTTGAAATGGAAGAAACTGAGGAACATGTAAAGAAGCGTGAG GTTGTAGCAGAACGTGAGCAGAAAATCCAAACTGAGGTGAAGGAAATACGTAAGGTATTCTTCTGTGAACTTTGCAACAAGCAGTACAAACTGGCGATGGAGTTTGAGGTTCATTTGAGTTCATATGACCACAATCACAGAAAG CGTTTCAAAGAAATGAGGGAATTACATGGTAGCAGTAGTCGTGATGATAGACTGAAACGTGAGCAGCAGCGTCAGGAAAGAGAAATGGCCAAATATGCTCAATT AGCCGATGCACAAAAGCAGCAGCAAGAAAACTCTGAAGCTTCTTCAGCAGCTGCCCTTTCAAGAAGTGCCACTTCTCTATCATTTCAGGAACAGCGACAGGCTTTGAAGTTTGGCTTTTCTTCCAAGGCGCCTACTTCCAAG AGCTCGGCTAGAGGAGGAACTGCTAAAAAGCCTAAAGTTGCTACAAAGGTTTCCTCTATATTTGGCCATGATAGTGATGAGGAGACCTGA
- the LOC116254492 gene encoding uncharacterized protein LOC116254492 isoform X2, with translation MDRRWSSRTTWGNPDRRKREEDEVHEALLLDDLVEEFRLPISHRPTENLDIDNIEQASLDTQLTSSNIGFRLLQKMGWKGKGLGKDEQGIVEPIRAGIRDPKLGVGKQEQDDFFTAEENVQRKKLEVEMEETEEHVKKREVVAEREQKIQTEVKEIRKVFFCELCNKQYKLAMEFEVHLSSYDHNHRKRFKEMRELHGSSSRDDRLKREQQRQEREMAKYAQLADAQKQQQENSEASSAAALSRSATSLSFQEQRQALKFGFSSKAPTSKAITG, from the exons GTACATGAAGCTCTCCTTCTTGATGACCTTGTGGAGGAGTTTCGCCTGCCTATTTCTCACAGGCCTACTGAAAATCTTGATATTGATAATATTGAGCAAGCATCTCTGGATACACAACTAACATCATCTAATATAGGATTCAGGCTTCTACAGAAGATGGGATGGAAAGGGAAGGGCCTCGGCAAAGATGAGCAAG GGATAGTAGAACCAATAAGAGCTGGAATAAGAGATCCCAAATTGGGTGTAGGAAAACAAGAGCAAGATGATTTTTTTACTGCTGAAGAAAATGTCCAGCGCAAAAAGCTTGAGGTTGAAATGGAAGAAACTGAGGAACATGTAAAGAAGCGTGAG GTTGTAGCAGAACGTGAGCAGAAAATCCAAACTGAGGTGAAGGAAATACGTAAGGTATTCTTCTGTGAACTTTGCAACAAGCAGTACAAACTGGCGATGGAGTTTGAGGTTCATTTGAGTTCATATGACCACAATCACAGAAAG CGTTTCAAAGAAATGAGGGAATTACATGGTAGCAGTAGTCGTGATGATAGACTGAAACGTGAGCAGCAGCGTCAGGAAAGAGAAATGGCCAAATATGCTCAATT AGCCGATGCACAAAAGCAGCAGCAAGAAAACTCTGAAGCTTCTTCAGCAGCTGCCCTTTCAAGAAGTGCCACTTCTCTATCATTTCAGGAACAGCGACAGGCTTTGAAGTTTGGCTTTTCTTCCAAGGCGCCTACTTCCAAG GCCATTACAGGTTGA